One segment of Brassica napus cultivar Da-Ae chromosome C3, Da-Ae, whole genome shotgun sequence DNA contains the following:
- the LOC106345494 gene encoding LOB domain-containing protein 27 → MSQIKTIHNPIGSLERFLDLLLISLIVYMTLKGGTSGACAACKYQRRRCAADCPLAPYFPAEQPKLFQNVHRLFGVRSIVKILENLDEVQRPEAMKSIIFQSYVRDRNPVHGCLGITQQLQYMIWVAEEELKAVNSQLQLYRSGQNHPNPHNMMIHEIGEKQEDLTSQLDLGMGLPVNNNNQGNNTIPFFSPVSETQQQQPHMSYCSDQVNNHDYNPIPDSCKEVLNNHNTSLAWGQNQFPYNHHNYGFINQNEHCSETKNNNSVMAIQSQLVNLQMASNQQEEEVDDQNYDEIHQFLEIIDESQSFTETKEVYASSSGESLKEPIDEIGEEELRRAATCFSLTSVN, encoded by the exons ATGAGCCAAATAAAAACCATCCACAATCCCATAGGGTCATTAGAGAGATTTTTGGATCTTCTCTTGATCTCTCTCATCGTTTACATGACATTGAAAGGAGGCACGAGTGGTGCTTGTGCTGCGTGCAAGTACCAACGCAGACGCTGCGCCGCGGACTGCCCACTCGCGCCGTACTTCCCAGCCGAACAACCAAAGCTCTTCCAAAACGTTCATAGGCTATTCGGCGTTAGAAGCATTGTTAAAATACTCGAGAACCTAGACGAAGTTCAGAGACCAGAAGCTATGAAATCAATTATCTTTCAGTCTTATGTTCGTGATCGTAATCCTGTCCATGGTTGCCTTGGAATCACACAACAACTCCAATACATGATATGGGTCGCCGAAGAAGAGCTCAAAGCCGTCAATTCCCAATTACAGCTCTATCGTAGTGGTCAAAATCATCCTAACCCTCATAATATGATGATACACGAGATTGGTGAAAAGCAAGAAGATCTCACATCCCAGTTAGATTTGGGAATGGGACTTCCTGTTAACAATAATAACCAAGGCAATAATACAATACCATTTTTCAGTCCGGTTTCTGAAACTCAGCAGCAACAACCTCATATGTCTTATTGTAGTGATCAGGTTAATAACCATGACTACAATCCCATTCCAGATTCATGTAAGGAAGTTCTCAACAATCATAATACTTCTTTGGCTTGGGGTCAGAATCAATTTCCTTACAATCATCATAACTATGGATTCATCAATCAAAACGAGCATTGTAGCGAGACGAAGAACAACAACAGTGTGATGGCGATACAGTCTCAACTTGTTAATCTTCAGATGGCATCGAATCAACAAGAGGAAGAAGTTGATGATCAGAACTACGATGAAATCCATCAATTCCTAGAAATCATCGATGAGAGTCAATCTTTCACGGAAACGAAAGAAGTGTACGCTTCAAG CTCTGGTGAATCTTTGAAGGAACCTATAGATGAAATAGGGGAGGAGGAGTTGAGGAGGGCGGCAACTTGCTTTAGTCTCACGAGTGTGAATTGA
- the LOC106452476 gene encoding hydroxyproline O-galactosyltransferase GALT6: MRNSKLEKCAMFVSLSKKRSIQILMAVGLLYMLLVTLEIPLVYRSGFNTLSHDPLTRPDHLGSELDLQERRGAPGRPFKSLIYHETESVAPARAERRRISQEIFISGLKFDPDPSSRDESLELHESAKVAWEVGRKLWEELESGKALKALKEEKLGSSSSSSSSSSSCLVSVSLSGSDLLTRGKVIELPCGLTLGSHITLVGKPRAAHSEMDPEISMGNEAVKVSQFIMELQGLKAVEGEDPPKILHFNPRLMGDWSGKPVIEQNTCYRMQWSSAQRCEGWRSSDDDESVDGQLKCEKWVQENGTSYSNEETNKATWWLSRFIPRSKKVAVEWPFPFTEEKLFVLTLSAGLEGYHVSVDGKHVTSFPFRTGFTLEDATGLTVTGDIDVQAVFAGSLPTSHPSFAPQRHLDLSRKWQAPSVSGEEVELFIGILSAGNHFAERMAVRKSWMQHKLITSSKVVARFFVALHSRKSINVELKKEAEFFGDIIVVPYLDSYDLVVLKTVAICEYGAHQLAAKYIMKCDDDTFVRVDAVLREAKKTPTDRSLYIGNINYYHKPLRQGKWAVTYEEWPEEDYPPYANGPGYILSTDIARFIVKEFEQHKLRLFKMEDVSVGMWVEQFNNSLKPVDYEHSISFCQFGCIENYLTAHYQSPRQMICLWGKLVLTGKPHCCNLR; encoded by the exons ATGAGAAACTCGAAGCTAGAAAAATGCGCAATGTTCGTGTCTCTCAGCAAGAAGAGATCGATTCAGATACTCATGGCGGTTGGTTTACTGTACATGCTTCTGGTCACGCTCGAAATCCCCCTCGTCTACAGATCCGGATTCAACACTCTATCACACGATCCGTTAACCCGGCCCGATCATCTCGGTAGCGAGCTGGATCTGCAAGAGAGACGAGGAGCTCCAGGGCGTCCTTTTAAGAGCTTGATTTATCATGAAACGGAATCAGTGGCCCCTGCTCGAGCTGAACGGAGAAGAATATCACAAGAGATCTTTATATCCGGGTTGAAATTTGACCCGGATCCGAGTAGCAGAGACGAGTCCTTGGAGCTCCATGAATCCGCCAAAGTAGCTTGGGAAGTTGGTAGAAAGCTATGGGAAGAGCTGGAATCTGGAAAAGCCCTTAAAGCCTTAAAGGAAGAGAAGCTTGGCTCCAGCTCCAGTTCCAGTTCCAGTTCCAGCTCATGCCTGGTCTCCGTTTCCTTATCCGGGTCGGATCTTTTGACACGTGGGAAGGTCATAGAGCTTCCTTGTGGGTTAACACTCGGATCACACATCACGCTGGTGGGGAAGCCACGCGCTGCACACTCTGAGATGGACCCGGAGATATCAATGGGGAATGAAGCTGTGAAGGTTTCGCAGTTTATTATGGAGCTCCAAGGGTTGAAGGCAGTGGAAGGAGAAGATCCGCCTAAGATTCTTCATTTCAATCCAAGGCTTATGGGTGATTGGAGTGGTAAGCCTGTGATTGAGCAGAACACTTGTTACAGGATGCAATGGAGCTCGGCGCAACGATGTGAGGGCTGGAGATcgagtgatgatgatgaatcag TTGATGGTCAGCTTAAGTGTGAGAAGTGGGTTCAAGAAAATGGTACTTCTTATTCTAATGAAGAGACTAACAAGGCAACATGGTGGCTGAGTCGGTTTATTCCCAGGAGCAAGAAAGTAGCTGTAGAATGGCCATTTCCATTCACTGAGGAGAAGCTCTTCGTGCTTACGCTAAGTGCTGGGTTGGAAGGTTACCATGTTAGTGTCGATGGGAAACATGTCACATCTTTCCCTTTCCGAACT GGGTTTACGCTTGAGGATGCTACTGGTCTAACTGTTACTGGAGACATAGATGTTCAAGCTGTTTTCGCTGGCTCTCTCCCAACCTCGCACCCTAGTTTTGCCCCTCAGAGGCATCTTGATCTCTCAAGAAAGTGGCAGGCCCCATCAGTTTCTGGTGAAGAAGTTGAGTTATTCATCGGCATCCTCTCTGCAGGTAATCATTTTGCTGAGCGGATGGCTGTGAGGAAGTCTTGGATGCAACATAAACTTATCACATCTTCCAAAGTGGTGGCTCGGTTCTTTGTGGCATTG CACTCAAGGAAGTCAATCAATGTGGAGCTAAAGAAGGAAGCTGAGTTCTTTGGGGACATAATTGTAGTGCCTTATTTGGACAGCTATGATCTAGTTGTCCTGAAAACTGTTGCAATTTGCGAGTATGGG GCTCATCAGTTAGCTGCCAAATACATAATGAAGTGTGACGATGACACATTTGTCCGAGTAGATGCAGTTCTTAGGGAAGCAAAGAAAACACCCACAGATCGAAGCTTGTACATTGGCAACATCAACTATTATCACAAGCCTCTTCGCCAGGGGAAGTGGGCTGTTACATATGAG GAATGGCCAGAGGAAGACTATCCACCTTATGCCAATGGACCTGGCTACATATTATCAACAGATATCGCTCGTTTCATCGTTAAAGAGTTTGAGCAACACAAACTAAGG TTATTCAAAATGGAAGACGTGAGCGTGGGAATGTGGGTGGAACAGTTCAACAACAGCTTGAAACCTGTGGATTATGAGCACAGCATTAGCTTCTGCCAGTTTGGTTGCATAGAGAATTACTTAACGGCTCATTACCAATCGCCAAGACAGATGATCTGCTTGTGGGGCAAATTGGTCTTGACGGGCAAACCTCATTGCTGCAACTTGAGATGA